The genomic region TCGCAAAATGCCAATAGCTGGTGTCGGTATCCGTTGCGCATGGGCAATCAGCAGCTGTTCGGCGCATCGCTTGGTGGCAGCATACACACCGGCAGCTAAAAAGGCTTTATCGGTGGAGATGAAAGTTATTTTCCGGACAGCATGTTGCAGGGCAGCAGTTAGCAAATTTTGTGTGCCTCCTATATTGGTTTGTATGTATTCATTAGGGAAATGCTCTGCCAGAGGCACATGTTTCAAGGCGGCAGCGTGCACTATTTCGTGACAGGGATACTGTGCCAAAAGCTGCGTGATGCGTGCAAGGTCGCGTATATCTCCTAATTCAAATCGCAGATGAGGATACTGTTTACGAGGATATTGTTGCTGCAATTGTAAAATCTTTTGCTCATCACGACTAAGGGCAACCAAAGGGGTTTCGGGCTTTTTTGCCATCTGATATGCCAAAAAAGCCCGCCCTATTGAGCCCGTTGCACCTGTAAGCAATATGTATTGCGAATGCATGTGTATTTATAAACGATTAGCTTTCCGGATAAAATCTTTTTAAAAGTGCCTCTGCTTCTTCCTGAATCAAAAGCCGAGTATCCGGAAACTGGCTGAACAGCTCCTCTTTTCTTATTTTTCCCTGCTTACCTACAAAATTCATCCTGTAGGTAGGGTGATATTTTCTATACAGTTCTTCCGACTGCTTCATCCTCTCTAATTGAGAGCGCTCAATAGCTGTTTTAATAATGCTCTCCGGAACATCTACCCCCAAATTATGATACAACTCAGTCAAATAGGTCAGTGGGTCTTGTACCAAATCTTCATAGCGCATCAGGTGTATACGGCGCGCGTTGCTGCTGTTATTCACCCACGAGCTCACATGATTGCACCACGCTCGTATGCCATACTTAGACGATGCGACAAAATCTGGGAAAGTAGCTTGCAATCCTTCATCCCTCATATAATTGTAGTAACTTACCATTACATCCTCGGGATGGCGAATGAGATATATCAAATGAATGTAAAAAGGTGTAAATGGCTCATGGGACTTTATAAATGTTCTTCTTGACCACCTTCTTATGGGCATTCCTCTTATCAAACTAACATCCGGAATATATTGTGAGTAGTTGAAGAATGAAATTTGTTCATGATTCTTGCCGTCTAAAAGTAGCTCGATGTTGCCCAGTAGAAAACCAAGATAGGTAACCCCACTTTTGGGAAATTCCACTAAGTAAATGTCCTCTTGTTGAGGGTTTCTGGGCAGCAGATATGGATTGGAGTTATCGGTGTCATGATTGGCACCCTTTAATATGCGCTTCATCAAGGAATATAATCTACCCATTTACGTTTCTTTATTTCCTGTAATATCAAATTTACTCCTTCTTCAACAGACAGCTCGTGAGTTTCTATAATAAGGTCGGGATTGGATGGTGGTTCATACGGAGCACTTACCCCTGTAAAATGGGCAATTTCTTGGCGTCTTGCCTTCTCATACAAACCCTTCGGGTCTCTTTGCTCGCATACTTCCAGCGGGCATTTTACATACACCTCAATGTAGAGGTCTTCATCAAAAATCGCTCTCACATCCTGTCGGTCTTGTTCGTATGGTGAAACAAAAGCTGCTATTGTAATCACTCCCGCTTCAACAAATAACTTGGCGACCTCCGCAATTCGGCGAAGGTTTTCCCTCCGGTCTTCTGCACTAAATCCCAAATCCCGGTTTAATCCATGGCGAATATTGTCCCCATCCAATACATAGACTTGCATGCCTGCATGAAAAAGACGATGCTCCAGTTCATAAGCAAGGGTGGACTTACCCGACGCCGGTAAGCCCGTGAGCCATATGACTCCGCTTTTATGTTTGTTTCTTCGGTGCCTGTCTTCCAAAGATATACGCCCTTGATGCCATTTGATATTGCGGGGTTTCATATTTTATCCTTTATCATGTATCGGGAAAAATAAATTTATAATCAATAAGCACATGTCGTCCATACCAATAAGGGCGACTGTTTCGCTCTGTTCCATAAAAGCTTCCACCTGAGACTACAAGGTTAAAGGCATTTTCGACATAGTCATGTATCTGCCCTTTGGACGCAACATACAAGTCCATTCTGTAAATACCTTCTGAAAGCGGCAATTTTGGAATATCAATATCTATATATCCACTGCCCTTTAATTCTGGTAAGGGAGGAGTACATGCTGTCATCGTTGTAAGGTAGCCCAGAAAGTCTCCTACTTTATCATAGAGGTTAACACAAAGGTCATAGTCCGATATAGGATTAGAGTGGTTCACGGTGTAATATAATCTAAGCGTAACATGTGCACCTGACGCCACTGTTGTACACACACTTTGGTTGGAGAGTAGCTCTATAGAAGTAAAGCGAACTCTGCCATCTCCCTCCCTATCTGTACGGGTCCTTATGGATTCGTTCTGCCCCATGCGATTATTCAAGCCCACGTATTGTTCTATGCAAGGAGTCACTGGTCCATCGAAAGCCACTTTGCCTTGGTGTAATAAAATCCCTCTTTGACACAGACTTTGTATACTTGCCATATTATGACTTACAAACAGCACTGTGCGTCCCTGTCTGCTGCTCACCTCTTTCATTTTGCCTACTGCCCGCTTTTGAAATTCGACATCTCCTACCGCCAATACTTCATCTACAATGAGAATATCTGCCTCTAAGAAGGCAGCTACGGCAAAGCCTAGCCGCACACCCATGCCTGAAGAATAACGTTTCACTGGCGTGTCGGCATACTTGGCAATGCCGGCAAAGTCAATAATATCATCTAATTTTTCTTTGATTTCCCGACGGCTCATGCCCAGTATAGCACCATTCAGATAGATATTTTCAATACCTGTCAATTCCGGATGCATACCGGTGCCTACTTCCAGCAAAGAAGCCATACGTCCTCTTATTTTCACGCAACCGCTTGTAGGGGCAGTAATTTTAGAGAGAATTTTCAATAAGGTACTTTTTCCTGCCCCGTTCTTGCCAATGATACCGATTACTTCACCTTCTTTGATTTCCAGATTGATATTTTGAAGCGCCCATACATAGGAACCTTTTGCTTTATGGTTCAAATGATTGCTTTCATCTAAAGGCACGGTAGGGTCTTCCTTATTACGCAACTTCGCACCAAGGCGCTTCAATTCATCCCGCAAAGTAGTAGCTCCTATCACTCCCAAACGATAGCGTTTCCAGACTTCCTCTACCTGTATTACTGTTTTTGCCATATATCGTTGCTTATACTGTATCTATAAATACACGCTCGACCCGGTTGAAGCTGAAAACTCCCACCAGTAAAATCAGTACACACATAAGCATACTGTAAGCAAACCAAGCCAGCTCAAAAAAACCTTCCCCCAATAAAGATAAACGAAATAATTCCATCAACGAAGTCAAAGGATTTAAAAGCAAATATTTTTGCCATTGAGGTGGCACCATCGATAAAGGGTAGATGACAGGCGTAGCATACATAAGCAACTGCACCCCAAAGCTCACGGCATGACGCAAATCATGATATTTGGTAGTCATTGCCGAGATGATGATACCCATTCCCAGCCCCAATATAACCATCAGCAATACAAGCAGGGGAAACAAATAAATCGCCCATGAAAAATGGATAGGTGCACCTTGCCAAAAGGCATATGCTGCAAATATCAAAAACAAACCCAATTGTATCAAAAAGCCAATACCTGCACTTATCACCTGCGACAGCGGCATAACCAAACGGGGAAAGTAAACTTTTGAAAATATATGTCGATTGCCAACAAATGTATCTGCGGTGGAAGCAAGGCATTTGGCAAAATATCCCCAAAACGTAATACCACACAAATAAAAAAGGAAAGGAGGAATGCCATCGGTCGGCAGCTTGGCTATATTGCCGAAAATCACCGTGTAAATCAAAGTGCTTAGCAGCGGAGTTATCAAATGCCACAAAGGACCTAAAATAGTTTGCTTGTAATATGCTACAAAATCGCGTCGCACCAGCAAGATGACTAAATCTCTATAGCGCCATAATTCTGCGATGTTCAGCTTCCACCAGGGTTTATGTGCCTCTATTACTTCTGTCCACTCTTGCTCTCGCGATGCCAAGTTCTTAGCAGTATGTTTTTCCATGAGTTTTAAACGCTGTTCATTTTTCAAAAATAGAAATTTTAGTGTTTTCAGCGTTGAATGATGACTCGATATACAAAAAAACGCTGCCCGTCACTGACTTTTAGAAAATAGAGACCTACAGGCAAAAACGAAGTATTCAACTCATATTCAGCGGGTATGGCGAAAGTATCAAAACGATGCTGCCATACCGACTCGCCTCGCGTGTTGTAGAGTTGGCAATCTATTGCCAATTGCCGGTCATGTACCCAACGAAGCATCAATGACTGATTCGCCGGATTAGGTGCCGGCATATAGACATAAAGACCATTGCGGGTAGGTATGCACTTTTCGTTGTCTGTCGGTTGAGCATCTTCATAGTTGACCAAGTTCACCGAAGCACAAAGGTAATTTCTTTCCATTAAATCTTTTCCTGTGAGCGTGAGGGGTATTTCTATCTCCTGTGACTGACCACTATTAAGCAATGTAGAGACAGTAGTGTCTGCAACGAGCTCCTCGCCGGCGGTTAACCTTATCTTAAACGAAGCAACGGCGATGTTTCCATTATTGGCAACTATCAGCTTAGCTGTGTTTCCGTTGGCAGGTAACCACAGACTATCTAAGACTAAATCACGGTCCAACTTGCCCACCTCTATATCCTTTGCGAAAGAACTACTGCATCCGTCCACGCTGGTAGCCGTAAGCTCCACCCGGTAAATACCAGGCAATGAATAGACATGCGAGGGAGATAAGTCGTTGGATTGTGAGCCATCGCCAAAGTCCCATAGAAAACTTACCCCCCCACTACTCTGATTGAAGAAATCAATGCTCAGAGGATTGGTTCTGGAGGGCGTGCTTGTAAATAAAACAATCGGCAAGCCTTTTACATCTACATTTTGAGAATATAAGTTGTCACAGCCATTGGGCGAAAACACGCGCAAGCTTACTTCGTGCGTTCCGGGTGTAGAAAAGGTCAGAAAAGGGTTCGCTTCCGTACTTATTACTTGTCCATCGATAGTCCACTCATAAGCAGCGATGCTCCCTGTGCTCTGAGAAAAAAACTGAACGGCATTGCCCTGACAAATGAGAGCAGGGGGCTCGAAATACGCTATGGGACCCTGAATAATAGAAACCATTTTTGAGACAGAAGCCATACAACCACCGGCATCTCGAATGGTCAACTGCACGAGATAGTCCCCCGCAGCAGTGTACACCTTTCTCGGATTGGCTTCTACAGAATAAGTGCCGTCGCCAAAATTCCAATAGTAACCATTTGTTGCATGGGGTGGGTTGAAACTCCATGTGCTCAAATCTTCAAACGTAAGCTGGTTATTCACACAAGCGTTGCCCGTATATTGAAAATCAGCCACAAGGGCACCTGAAATAGAAACTGTTTTCACTGCTGTTGTCACACAGCCATTGAGTGCCTGTGCCGTAAGTGTTACTGTGTAATTACCTGCCAAAGCATAGGTATGCACCGGGCTCTGGGCATTCGATACCGGACTGCCATCGCCAAAGTCCCATGTCCATTGTGAGATATTGGCAAAATTACCAACACTGTTGTTTGTAAAAACAGTGTTTGACCCCACGCACTGCCCTGAAAAACTGAAATCTGCAATGATGCTGTTGTTATCGATATTTATGTTGTCTTCGTAAATACTTTGTGCGCCATTCCCTTGTGTAGCCACCATGACCACCCGCCGGCTTCCCAAACCGTGATAACTTACCGTAGGGTTAGGGTCTGTTGAATAAGCGTCGCTTGCATCGCACCCATTAAACGACAGGCGATAAACCACACGGGTATTGTAGTTAGCTGCCCACAAATGTAAAATGCCTTGGTAGAAATAGCCCGTTATTCCCTTTATACGTTCTACTGTAATACTGTAGGTTTGAACCGTAGGTGCTGAAGTTATGTCGCTAGAAAAAAAGGCATGTTTTAAGCTTCCTCCAGTTTCAGCCAAGAAAACCGTATGCACTTTTTTTCCTACTCGCAAACTGTAGCTTCCTGCTGGGCGGCTGAGCCCAATTTCCGCACTCCTGTCATATACAGTAGGAGCATTTTCAAGCCCTGTGGCAAAATTCAAAAGATATACTTTATTGCCCAACAACCCCAGCACCCACGCATATACTTTGCCACAATCTTCAAAAACATCAACATTCCATATGTAATTACCTGCAGCAAAACTTACCTCTTGTATAATACTGCTTGCATCAATGCTATTTGTAATGGAACTACCAAACTTCACTACATAAAGTTTGTTGCTTGTGGCATTGGCTACCAGCATATAATAATTCCCACCTTGCTTTACAAGTTTAAGCCCCCTGCTCAATGCCGGCAAGCCCAAATCTCCCAAGCTGGTCGCAACAGGTGTGTTGCCGAGACTATTGCCAAAGCTAAGTCTCACAAAAGACTTACTGCCTCCCACGTACCCTATATTTGCTACAACGGCATACCATTGCCCATTTTCTTGAATAAAATCAATCGGTTCCGGCTTGTCCAAGGAACTAAAATTAAAGTACTGCGCCCTCTCCTGCGGAGCATTCAGAGGTGAATTGCCCAAATAGACACGAACCAACTCGTTCGTTTCACGACTGCTTGCAAACAGATAATAGTCATCACCGTCGCGTACTAACCGAGGATCAGTAATGATGTTGCCATTCAAAAGCAAAGCATTGCTAATGGTAGGAGCCTTCTCCAAAGCATCGGCACAGAAATACCACTCCCAAGTGTTGGCAGAAGTAGCCGGATTGCTCAATGCCACAGAGCTGTCCGGGCAAACAGAGGCAGGCAACCCAAAACCAGTACTGGTATCTACCACGCACTGTGCCATTGCATCATACGCTACAAAAGAAAGCAACCCAAATAATAAAAGAAAGAGCAAGCCCTTACTAATCCTCATAAAGCCAAATATTTTTTACTATATACGTTTGCTTACCTAGAATGTCATTACAAGATGGCAAGTTCAAGACTAAGATACATAAAAATAGAAGGAAAAAATGCGGGGCGTGCCCGACTGGTGTTTCTGGGGGCTGGTCAAGACGCTAATCTTTTTGGTAAATATTTACCTTCGATGCTCCCCTATCCCACTTACCTTATTGAAATACAAAAAATCGCCCCTATCTCTCTTTTCCGACAGCTTCAAGAAATCACTTGGGGCAGTGAAACTGAAATCATAGGATTAAGTATGGGAGCACGCATAGCGCTGTGGACAAGTATTGCACTTCGTCCCATAAAACTCTCTCTGATTGCCCCCGAGGGCATGCCTGCGCATCCGCTACTCCATTGGGTGCTCCGTCCCCAAACAGCCTTTTTATGGGATTGGTGGCATGCCTTGCTTCCTTGTATGCGCAAACACAGACAACACATCATGCATTTTTTGGGCGTATATCCCCCCTTGTCTTCCCAAAAGCTTCGTATGCTGCGCAAACACTGGGGCATTGCCGCCGCCTTTGAAGTATCACCTCGTGCTCTTGAGCTGCTGACCCCCATCCCCGTAAGCATTTACCTCCCGAAACAAGACCGACTTATTTCTTCAAATAAAACAAAGCGCTTTTGGAAGTTTTACCAGCATGTTGAGTTTTTTTTCACCCATGAAACCCATGCAAATGCTCTAAAGAATCAATGCTTCGATATTATTCACAAAGAGTAATTCCAAAAAATCATATGGCTTAAACCATTTTCAACATCTAATCATTAAACCATCGCACGGTTTTTGCATCTAAGTAAGTGAAGTCAAACCCAAAACACAAAAAACTATGAAAAGAGTATTTTGGAAGTATGCAACAATAGTTGCCCTTGCCTCTCTTACAGGCTTGAGCGCTTGTAACAAAAAAGACAGCGAGCCTACCATTCCTGAAGATGCCTATGTACAAGACGGCAATGATTTACAAAGCGAATTCGACGACTTGGAAAGCTTCTCTATCGATGCTACTCTGCAAGCAGAAGCTGCTGCTAAGCCTTCCGATGAAAGTGCAACTGCTCGCGCCAATGGTGTTGTGCGTGGCTGCAACTGCACAATCAACATTGACTCATCTAGAAAAAAAATCACCATCGACTTTGGCACACAAGGCGTACAATGCCAAGATGGACGTATCCGCAAAGGGAAAATCATTATCACCTACACCGGACCTTATATGGAACCAAGCAGCGTGATTACCACCACACCTGAGAATTATTTTGTAAGTAACCGCCGTGGTATTGGCTTTGTGCAGATAGTAGGTACCAGAACCGTTACCAACATCACCGAACAAGGAGGTAACCCTACTCATAGGTTACAAGAGGATGGTAAGCTGATATTCCCCAGCGGACTGGAAGCTACTTGGGAATCAAACCGTGTGCGTGAGTGGGTAAGTGGTTATGAAGGGATTGAAGAGCGGCGCAACCCCTTCGACGATGTCTTTAAAATCACCGGTGAGTGGTCCGGTACTGACCGTCGCAAGCAGTCTTATTCTGCTGAAATTTTGGAAGCCCTGACCATCAACACCGAGTGCTTCTTGAGTCAAAATTACCTACCCGTATCAGGTGTATTGCGGATGGAAGGACCTCGCGCCATTCACGTGATAAATTACGG from Thermonema lapsum harbors:
- a CDS encoding polysaccharide biosynthesis protein, giving the protein MHSQYILLTGATGSIGRAFLAYQMAKKPETPLVALSRDEQKILQLQQQYPRKQYPHLRFELGDIRDLARITQLLAQYPCHEIVHAAALKHVPLAEHFPNEYIQTNIGGTQNLLTAALQHAVRKITFISTDKAFLAAGVYAATKRCAEQLLIAHAQRIPTPAIGILRPGNLVNARGSVFEQFNSDKQVLHITHPEASRFFLSEVQLLQAIEYVRSRAHEGEIVVPKMQAVRIADLGKWMKPHTPQQIMGLRLGEKIHELLFDESLYGRVAENRSYYILFPAPPKAESLLRHQAKLLDTPRRCCSADHLLSSFEAFHAYLNQVLLV
- a CDS encoding sulfotransferase domain-containing protein; translated protein: MGRLYSLMKRILKGANHDTDNSNPYLLPRNPQQEDIYLVEFPKSGVTYLGFLLGNIELLLDGKNHEQISFFNYSQYIPDVSLIRGMPIRRWSRRTFIKSHEPFTPFYIHLIYLIRHPEDVMVSYYNYMRDEGLQATFPDFVASSKYGIRAWCNHVSSWVNNSSNARRIHLMRYEDLVQDPLTYLTELYHNLGVDVPESIIKTAIERSQLERMKQSEELYRKYHPTYRMNFVGKQGKIRKEELFSQFPDTRLLIQEEAEALLKRFYPES
- the cysC gene encoding adenylyl-sulfate kinase; translation: MKPRNIKWHQGRISLEDRHRRNKHKSGVIWLTGLPASGKSTLAYELEHRLFHAGMQVYVLDGDNIRHGLNRDLGFSAEDRRENLRRIAEVAKLFVEAGVITIAAFVSPYEQDRQDVRAIFDEDLYIEVYVKCPLEVCEQRDPKGLYEKARRQEIAHFTGVSAPYEPPSNPDLIIETHELSVEEGVNLILQEIKKRKWVDYIP
- a CDS encoding ABC transporter ATP-binding protein codes for the protein MAKTVIQVEEVWKRYRLGVIGATTLRDELKRLGAKLRNKEDPTVPLDESNHLNHKAKGSYVWALQNINLEIKEGEVIGIIGKNGAGKSTLLKILSKITAPTSGCVKIRGRMASLLEVGTGMHPELTGIENIYLNGAILGMSRREIKEKLDDIIDFAGIAKYADTPVKRYSSGMGVRLGFAVAAFLEADILIVDEVLAVGDVEFQKRAVGKMKEVSSRQGRTVLFVSHNMASIQSLCQRGILLHQGKVAFDGPVTPCIEQYVGLNNRMGQNESIRTRTDREGDGRVRFTSIELLSNQSVCTTVASGAHVTLRLYYTVNHSNPISDYDLCVNLYDKVGDFLGYLTTMTACTPPLPELKGSGYIDIDIPKLPLSEGIYRMDLYVASKGQIHDYVENAFNLVVSGGSFYGTERNSRPYWYGRHVLIDYKFIFPDT
- a CDS encoding ABC transporter permease, yielding MEKHTAKNLASREQEWTEVIEAHKPWWKLNIAELWRYRDLVILLVRRDFVAYYKQTILGPLWHLITPLLSTLIYTVIFGNIAKLPTDGIPPFLFYLCGITFWGYFAKCLASTADTFVGNRHIFSKVYFPRLVMPLSQVISAGIGFLIQLGLFLIFAAYAFWQGAPIHFSWAIYLFPLLVLLMVILGLGMGIIISAMTTKYHDLRHAVSFGVQLLMYATPVIYPLSMVPPQWQKYLLLNPLTSLMELFRLSLLGEGFFELAWFAYSMLMCVLILLVGVFSFNRVERVFIDTV
- a CDS encoding PKD domain-containing protein; amino-acid sequence: MRISKGLLFLLLFGLLSFVAYDAMAQCVVDTSTGFGLPASVCPDSSVALSNPATSANTWEWYFCADALEKAPTISNALLLNGNIITDPRLVRDGDDYYLFASSRETNELVRVYLGNSPLNAPQERAQYFNFSSLDKPEPIDFIQENGQWYAVVANIGYVGGSKSFVRLSFGNSLGNTPVATSLGDLGLPALSRGLKLVKQGGNYYMLVANATSNKLYVVKFGSSITNSIDASSIIQEVSFAAGNYIWNVDVFEDCGKVYAWVLGLLGNKVYLLNFATGLENAPTVYDRSAEIGLSRPAGSYSLRVGKKVHTVFLAETGGSLKHAFFSSDITSAPTVQTYSITVERIKGITGYFYQGILHLWAANYNTRVVYRLSFNGCDASDAYSTDPNPTVSYHGLGSRRVVMVATQGNGAQSIYEDNINIDNNSIIADFSFSGQCVGSNTVFTNNSVGNFANISQWTWDFGDGSPVSNAQSPVHTYALAGNYTVTLTAQALNGCVTTAVKTVSISGALVADFQYTGNACVNNQLTFEDLSTWSFNPPHATNGYYWNFGDGTYSVEANPRKVYTAAGDYLVQLTIRDAGGCMASVSKMVSIIQGPIAYFEPPALICQGNAVQFFSQSTGSIAAYEWTIDGQVISTEANPFLTFSTPGTHEVSLRVFSPNGCDNLYSQNVDVKGLPIVLFTSTPSRTNPLSIDFFNQSSGGVSFLWDFGDGSQSNDLSPSHVYSLPGIYRVELTATSVDGCSSSFAKDIEVGKLDRDLVLDSLWLPANGNTAKLIVANNGNIAVASFKIRLTAGEELVADTTVSTLLNSGQSQEIEIPLTLTGKDLMERNYLCASVNLVNYEDAQPTDNEKCIPTRNGLYVYMPAPNPANQSLMLRWVHDRQLAIDCQLYNTRGESVWQHRFDTFAIPAEYELNTSFLPVGLYFLKVSDGQRFFVYRVIIQR